A stretch of the Ascaphus truei isolate aAscTru1 chromosome 4, aAscTru1.hap1, whole genome shotgun sequence genome encodes the following:
- the COA6 gene encoding cytochrome c oxidase assembly factor 6 homolog isoform X1 produces MCRIQVIHMAAPTAEERKACWGARDHYWQCMDENKEDISKCQKFRHCFESRCPQQWIKYFDKRRDYLKFKEKLQAGEFQPSATTEKS; encoded by the exons taATACACATGGCAGCTCCCACGGCAGAGGAAAGAAAGGCATGTTGGGGAGCACGAGACCATTACTGGCAATGCATGGATGAAAATAAGGAAGATATTTCCAAATGTCAAAAGTTCAGACATTGCTTTGAAAGTCGCTGTCCACAACAATGG ATTAAATACTTTGACAAAAGAAGAGATTACCTGAAATTCAAAGAAAAACTTCAAGCAGGAGAATTTCAGCCTTCAGCGACAACAGAAAAATCATAA
- the COA6 gene encoding cytochrome c oxidase assembly factor 6 homolog isoform X2, producing the protein MAAPTAEERKACWGARDHYWQCMDENKEDISKCQKFRHCFESRCPQQWIKYFDKRRDYLKFKEKLQAGEFQPSATTEKS; encoded by the exons ATGGCAGCTCCCACGGCAGAGGAAAGAAAGGCATGTTGGGGAGCACGAGACCATTACTGGCAATGCATGGATGAAAATAAGGAAGATATTTCCAAATGTCAAAAGTTCAGACATTGCTTTGAAAGTCGCTGTCCACAACAATGG ATTAAATACTTTGACAAAAGAAGAGATTACCTGAAATTCAAAGAAAAACTTCAAGCAGGAGAATTTCAGCCTTCAGCGACAACAGAAAAATCATAA